CAAGGAACAAGCCGACAGTAGCAATCCCCGGCATGGATAGCTTCAGCACGATCTGCCAGTAAATCCGGAAATCACCGGCCCCGTCCATTTTCCCGGAATCAAACAACTCCTCGGGGACTGCTGATTTCACGAAGTTTTTCATTAAAATAATTAAGAACGGTGTCATCAGGCCTGGTAGCACCAATACAGCATAGGAATCCAACAGACCGAGGTATTTAGTAATCATGATGTACCACGGAACAAGTCCTCCACCAAACAAGGTTGTAAAATAAATATAAAAGGAGAATGTATTACGGTATTTAAAATCCTTGCGAGCCAGCACGTAACCCGACATCGTCATGAAGAAGAGTCCTAATGCCGTTCCCACTACAGTGGTAACAATGGTGACCGTGTAAGCACGCAGCACTTCATCCGGGAATATGAAGACCGTCTTGTAGCCTTCAAGAGAGAATTGCCCCGGAATCAGATGATAGCCGTCCCGGATAATGGATTCATTGCTGGTTAATGATGCAGATATAATTAGCAGAAAAGGCAGCAGGCACGCAACCGACAGCCCAAGGATGACCACATAGGCGATGGCATGAAGCATCCGAGTATATTTGTCCTTTTGAATTTGCATTTCTTGTCCTCCTAGAACAGGGCGTAGTCGTCGTTTATTTTGCGGATAATATAGTTAACCGTCATGATGAGGACAAAGCCGAACAAGGATTGATAGACTCCAGCTGCTGTCGCCATACCCACATCGAAGGTTACTTTAAGCGAACGGTATACGTAAGTATCAAGAATATCTGTCGTATTGTAGAGCAGCCCGTTATTACCTATTAATTGATAGAACAGATCAAACTGCCCCTTCATGATACTTCCGAGCGCAAAGAGCAGCAGCACCACAAAGGTTGATTTCAGCATCGGCACTGTAATATACCAAATCCGCTGAAAAATATTAGCGCCATCAATCTTAGCCGCTTCATAATATTCATCACTGATGCCCGTAATCGCTGCTAGATAGATGACCATGCTATAGCCGAGATTCTTCCATAGATAGAAGATAATAATTAGAAAGATCCAAGCCCAGGGTTTACTGTAGACATCCACCGGATCGAGTCCGAACTGCGTAAGCATTGTATTCAAGAAACCGCTGTCATAATTGAACAGGTTGTAGACAATAACACTTAGAATGACGAAGGATACAAAGTATGGCAGAAACATTATCGATTGACTAATCTTTTTAAACCATTTCCCATTCAGTTCACTTAAGAGGATCGCACAAGCAATCGCCAACACATTACCAAGTACAATAAAAGCAATGTTATAACCTATCGTGTTCATTGTCAGCTTCACCAGCGTACCGGATCTCCAGAGAAACTCGAAATTCTGCAACCCGACAAACTTGGAATTGAACATACTGCTGTTGAAGTCAAATTGAGTGAACGCATAATAAATACCTACCATTGGAAAATAGGAGTTCACCAAGAAAAAGATCAAGGTGGGCAGCAGCATCAGAAACATTACCCTATTGTGCAGCAGTTCATAAATAAATCCCTTCTTCTTCCTTGTCGTCCGTAAGCGTGCTCTTCCATCGGCCTGGATGCCAAGTTCGACGGTTGAGATTCCTTTGGATGAGGTTTGACTCAAGGTCTCTCACTCCCTTTAATGTAGAAGCTTCATAATTCCACTATAGGGCGATTCTTGTGAACACAGAAGTGAAGCTTCATAGCTTTCCTTCACAAACTGGAGAATCTGCAATTGAACAATTGAAATGTTTATGGAGAAGCGATGAATCGAGGGATTACCAGTGTACATAGGGGGACGCAGCAGAATATCCCGAAAAAAATGATGATATGTGCACAAATACTTATTTTATTCATAGCGGTAATAGTGGTAATTTACAGGATTTTAAGGTTACTCCACTGTTCTGTTCACTCTAGGGGAATTATAATAAGAGGACTTCCTATCTAAAGTTCATCCAGAGCCTTGTCTAATAAACCGCAGCAATTTCAGGGGAGGGCGACTATGAAGAATAATGATATACGGAGAAAAAGACTGCTGTATGGCAAGCTGCTAACAACGATAACACTGTGTATTTCGTTAACGCTTCTGGTCTCTACATTTGTATACTATACATACTACATCGGGGTCGAGAAAACACAGACCTTCCGCTCGGATCTAAGAGATCTAACTCAGACCGGCAAGAAGGTAGTCAACATGGCTGAAGTGGCGCAAACGCTTTCATTTCAGCTATATCGAACTAGCACGATATCCCACCTGTTGTTCTATAACAAACCCTCCATTTATGAGGTTACGGCTGCGATGTCAGATCTCGGTAACTATCTGAATTCTATGCCGTACATTGAATCCATCTATGTATATAATCCGAATAACGACACGGTATATATCTCCGCTGCGCAAGGGCAGAACGGTGTGTACACCACACGAGAATTAGAGGACACTGAAATCATACAGATGTTAAATCATTATCAGGATTACAAAACATTCACTCCCATCCCGCGTACCTACTCCATCGGTGAACCCAAATCAGAAGCTATCTCCGTCTATACTTATCTCTGCTATGATGCAATCAATTGGGACCGCACCATCAACTCTGCTGTTATTGTTAATATATCAGCAGCTTGGATAAATAAGGAGCTAGCTAACAGTAATACAACCGGTAGTGGCAATACCTACCTCCTAGATGACCAAGATCGTTTTCTTTCGGGGAACAAGCTAACATTGGAAAAACTCTCGGCAGATGAGCGCATCTGGATAGAGCATCAAGTGAAAGACCGCTCTGCAGGCTATTTCACCGCTCCATATAAAAATCAGAAATCACTAGTATCCTATACTTCACCTGATTCCCTTGGCTGGCAGTATGTTCGCATTACTCCTTATGATGTAATCACAGAACAAACCAACCAAATCCGTAATACAACATTATTAATTTCTTTGATTATTCTAATATTCGGACTTATCATCTCTAGAATACTTTCCAAACGCCTCTACCTTCCTATTGATTCCATCGTAAGCCGAATGAATAGTCTGGAAGCTGACAAGCGCAACAGCATGTTTACGATTAGACAGAATTCTTTACGTAATCTTGTTCTCGGTATTAGATCCCCTCATAACAGCCGACCAAGTGATATGGAGCAGTTAAGTATTGCTTTCAGCTTAAACGGGAGTTACCGGCTGGTACTACTCCGTATTGACGAATATACCACCTTGCGACAAGAGAGAGGTTCTTATCTACTTCCGTACAAATTCGCCATCATGAATATTGCCTCGGAAATATGCGGTCAAACTTACCAAGTAGAGAGCGTCGATATGAACGACGATAGTGTAGTTATGCTACTAAGCAGTATGACGTCCGCTGAACCTCTGGATACAGAGTTGATCGAAGTACTGCTGCGACAAATCCGTGTGGCTTGCTGCGATTATCTGAGAATCGGACTGTCGCTCGTGTACAGTCCCGTTAGTGATAATCCGGAGCTACTAAACCGAATCTACAGTCAGGCTAAAGAAGCTTCCAAACATAGACTGTTTTATGGGCATGGATGCCTGATCAACGCCGAGAAGATCAACGAATTGCAGTATAACCTATACTCTTATCCGGCAGATAGCGAGAAGAAGCTGGTCGATGCGCTTACCAGTGGTAGGACGGATGAGGCACGCAGCCATTTCTCCGGCATCTTGCGCGAAATGGAGCAATATCCCTATCATGTCCTAGAACTGACACTCTCTAGGGTGACTCTAACCATTAAGAGAATCTTTGATAATATCAAAAAGCTCAGCGCTACTACAATGGATGACATGCTCAAGATGCCTTCACTTGAAAATTACGAAACGATGGAGGAGCTTGAAGAAGCTTTTTATAACCTCTTCGATAATATTCAGGAATTACAAGCCGATAAGCGTAGCTCTAAGCAAAGTGATCTGATCCGGCAGATTAATCAAAAAATTAATCAATCTTACATGGATCCCGGCCTGAGCTTGAACCAGATTGCTGATGAGCTTAACCTGTCACCTATATATGTCAGCCGCCTTTATAAGCAACAAACAATGACAGCCATTGTGGATGTCATCATGGATGTACGGATGCAGGAAGTCTGCCGCCTTCTGACAGACAGCGATCTATCCGTTTCAGATATTGCTGAAATGACTGGCTTCACCAGCAGTTCTTATCTTCATCGAATGTTCAAGCGCAATTTCAGCATCACGCCAATAGAATACCGTCGCTCTAATACCCGTTTATAGAACTAAATGCTGATTTACAACACTACTTTAGATATAACTCTTATGAAGGGTGATACTACTTCTACTTAACTACTCTATCAATAAGGCAGGCCACCGGTAATACTGACTTTCAACGCGACGATTGTAACAACTTCCGCTTCTCAGAATATGCTGATTGGGCAGGTTCCCAATTTTTAAAGGAATGAAGAGGAGAAGCTCAAGGAGGAGATACAGAAATATGTCGGATCATAGTCATAGACCATTCAAAGGTGACGCTATCCTTAACAAGCAAGGAAGAATAAGCAGTCCTGTGAGAAAAAGGGAGTGTACTGCTCTATTAAAAATAGTCACTGAGCTCGCTACAGTGGTACCGCCCGCACTTACGAATCCCACAATACTTCATATTACTAATCTTCAAAGAGTGTTAAGAGAACTCATGGAATTCTTGCATGAAGCTAAGATATGCAGCCCTTCTAGAACGGAGCTTCTTTCTGTAGTAGAAATAACCATTGTATCTACAGAGGTCAGTCCCTTCTCCGTCGTAAGCGTGGGTACCAATCTTCAACAACTATTAGCTGAGTTATTGTCTTTTGTTCTTGCCACAAAGATTGACCCTCATTGCAAAGATCAGTTGGTTATTCAAATCAGGCATATTCAGGCTTCTATTTCACAAGCACTTGGCCTCCCCGTTAAAGGTGCCACTGGGCCGCAGGGGCCTCAAGGACCTCAGGGACCTCAAGGACCTCAAGGACCTAAGGGATCCACTGGTGCAGGGCTGCAAGGTATTGTAGTCTTTAATCCCGCGCAAAGCCCGTTATATCCAGCGGGTCAAGTTGTAACCTTTAATGGCAGCACCTATATAGCTACTGTTGCTGGACCCAAAGGAATCCCCGGTACTTCATCAGATTATTTACTGATTGCTGGTGGAGCGACAGGCGCGACTGGAGCGCAAGGACCTCAAGGACCTCAAGGAGCGCAAGGGCCTCAAGGGCCTCAAGGGGAATATGGTGTTGGTGGGACAGGCGCGACTGGTGCGACTGGTGCGCAAGGTATACAGGGACCGCCAGGTCCTGGAGCAGGGGCAACGGGGCCGACAGGTGCTACGGGTGCTGCCGGGCTTGCTGGACCAACAGGCGCTACGGGTGCTGCCGGGCTTGCTGGGCCGACAGGCGCTACGGGTACTGCCGGGCTTGCTGGGCCGACAGGCGCTACGGGTACAGCCGGACTTGCTGGACCGACAGGTGCTACAGGTACCGCCGGGCTTGCTGGGCCGACAGGCGCTACGGGTACTGCCGGGCTTGCTGGGCCGACAGGCGCTACGGGTACTGCCGGGCTTGCTGGGCCGACAGG
This Paenibacillus sp. FSL R5-0345 DNA region includes the following protein-coding sequences:
- a CDS encoding AraC family transcriptional regulator, with the translated sequence MKNNDIRRKRLLYGKLLTTITLCISLTLLVSTFVYYTYYIGVEKTQTFRSDLRDLTQTGKKVVNMAEVAQTLSFQLYRTSTISHLLFYNKPSIYEVTAAMSDLGNYLNSMPYIESIYVYNPNNDTVYISAAQGQNGVYTTRELEDTEIIQMLNHYQDYKTFTPIPRTYSIGEPKSEAISVYTYLCYDAINWDRTINSAVIVNISAAWINKELANSNTTGSGNTYLLDDQDRFLSGNKLTLEKLSADERIWIEHQVKDRSAGYFTAPYKNQKSLVSYTSPDSLGWQYVRITPYDVITEQTNQIRNTTLLISLIILIFGLIISRILSKRLYLPIDSIVSRMNSLEADKRNSMFTIRQNSLRNLVLGIRSPHNSRPSDMEQLSIAFSLNGSYRLVLLRIDEYTTLRQERGSYLLPYKFAIMNIASEICGQTYQVESVDMNDDSVVMLLSSMTSAEPLDTELIEVLLRQIRVACCDYLRIGLSLVYSPVSDNPELLNRIYSQAKEASKHRLFYGHGCLINAEKINELQYNLYSYPADSEKKLVDALTSGRTDEARSHFSGILREMEQYPYHVLELTLSRVTLTIKRIFDNIKKLSATTMDDMLKMPSLENYETMEELEEAFYNLFDNIQELQADKRSSKQSDLIRQINQKINQSYMDPGLSLNQIADELNLSPIYVSRLYKQQTMTAIVDVIMDVRMQEVCRLLTDSDLSVSDIAEMTGFTSSSYLHRMFKRNFSITPIEYRRSNTRL
- a CDS encoding exosporium glycoprotein BclB-related protein, with product MSDHSHRPFKGDAILNKQGRISSPVRKRECTALLKIVTELATVVPPALTNPTILHITNLQRVLRELMEFLHEAKICSPSRTELLSVVEITIVSTEVSPFSVVSVGTNLQQLLAELLSFVLATKIDPHCKDQLVIQIRHIQASISQALGLPVKGATGPQGPQGPQGPQGPQGPKGSTGAGLQGIVVFNPAQSPLYPAGQVVTFNGSTYIATVAGPKGIPGTSSDYLLIAGGATGATGAQGPQGPQGAQGPQGPQGEYGVGGTGATGATGAQGIQGPPGPGAGATGPTGATGAAGLAGPTGATGAAGLAGPTGATGTAGLAGPTGATGTAGLAGPTGATGTAGLAGPTGATGTAGLAGPTGATGTAGLAGPTGATGTAGLAGPTGATGTAGLAGPTGATGTAGLAGPTGATGTAGLAGPTGATGTAGLAGPTGATGTAGLAGPTGATGTAGLAGPTGATGTAGLAGATGVTGTAGLAGPTGATGTAGLAGPTGATGTAGLAGATGVTGVTGVTGATGGGAIIPLASGGPIIMTTILGGLVGTTSLIGFGSSATGISLVGGNIDLTGTVLGPLINFAMSVPRSGVITSVAAYFSNTVALSLIGSTVTVTAQLFQSTLPNNTFTPIPGAIVPLPSITGTVNLGTFVSGATFGVDFPVTAQTRLLMVFSATASGLSLVNTVTGYASAGFTIV
- a CDS encoding carbohydrate ABC transporter permease, producing the protein MQIQKDKYTRMLHAIAYVVILGLSVACLLPFLLIISASLTSNESIIRDGYHLIPGQFSLEGYKTVFIFPDEVLRAYTVTIVTTVVGTALGLFFMTMSGYVLARKDFKYRNTFSFYIYFTTLFGGGLVPWYIMITKYLGLLDSYAVLVLPGLMTPFLIILMKNFVKSAVPEELFDSGKMDGAGDFRIYWQIVLKLSMPGIATVGLFLALYYWNDWFTSSLFINDTHKYQLQFYLYNVINSAQFIAQMGAGTGVSLATEVPAESTKMAMAIVVNGPILFLYPFVQRYFVKGLTIGAVKG
- a CDS encoding ABC transporter permease, which gives rise to MFLMLLPTLIFFLVNSYFPMVGIYYAFTQFDFNSSMFNSKFVGLQNFEFLWRSGTLVKLTMNTIGYNIAFIVLGNVLAIACAILLSELNGKWFKKISQSIMFLPYFVSFVILSVIVYNLFNYDSGFLNTMLTQFGLDPVDVYSKPWAWIFLIIIFYLWKNLGYSMVIYLAAITGISDEYYEAAKIDGANIFQRIWYITVPMLKSTFVVLLLFALGSIMKGQFDLFYQLIGNNGLLYNTTDILDTYVYRSLKVTFDVGMATAAGVYQSLFGFVLIMTVNYIIRKINDDYALF